TCCGCTAAAAACTTCACACGGTGCAAAATCTTTCTTAAAATCACCTCGGCGCTTCTTGATACCGGGTGAAAATACACTTGCCAGTACATTTGATAGCGGCTCATTATATAGTCTTCAACCGCATGCATCCCGGATGACTTGATAACAACTTGTTCCTCCCACGGCCGCATGACGCGCAAAATCCGTTCAATATCAAACTGCCCGTAGCTCACGCCCGTAAAATAAGCATCCCTTAGCAAATAATCCATCCGATCCGCATCGATTTGGCTTGAGATCAGGCTAACAATCAGTTTATTTTCATACGTTTTTGCGATAATGTCAGAAATTTTTTGTGGGAAATCGCTCTTCACTTTGGAAAGAACGGCATTCACTTCCGTATCACCCAAAATAATCTGCCTCGTAAAATCTTCATGATCCAAATGAAAAACTTTTTCAAATGTATGTGAAAAAGGGCCATGCCCGACATCATGCAAGAGGGCGGCTGATAAGCTTAACAGCCTCTCTTCTTCATTCCAGCCTGGAAACCCTTCAAAATTCCCGATAATTCGCCGGACAATTTCATAGACTCCGAGAGAATGGCTGAACCGGCTATGTTCGGCACCGTGAAACGTTAAATACGTCGTTCCGAGCTGGCGGATTCTCCGCAATCTCTGAAACTCTTTCGTCCCTATTAAATCCCAAATTAAAGAATCACGCACATGGATATACCGATGCACTGGATCCTTGAATACCTTTTCTTCATGAAGTTTCGTATTATTTACCATGAGAAGCTTCCCCCATTCAGAGGTTGTCCTACTTAATCGTATTATACATCAAGATGAAAAATAAACATGCTATAATATTTCATAGCATCCTGAAAACATAATAGGAGATAAATAAACGATGAATGAAGACACGATTCTTTTTCAACCCGTATGGCGAGTCATCGAAAACTCAACCTATGCCCCTCGCGGCCACGCTTTGTCGTCTTTTACGTTTATGGATATGTTTAGTGTGTAATGACGATAAAGTCATTTGTAAATTGAACAATTATTTTGTCATTCAATTGGAAGAAATCGTTCTTACTGTCAAAAAAGGAACACTCCTACGAGTGCTCCCTTCTCAACCCTATTTACTTTAACGCGTCTGGAAATTCCATTAAATTAAGATCAAATACTACCGGGAACAAGAAATACACGA
This Pueribacillus theae DNA region includes the following protein-coding sequences:
- a CDS encoding HD domain-containing protein, giving the protein MVNNTKLHEEKVFKDPVHRYIHVRDSLIWDLIGTKEFQRLRRIRQLGTTYLTFHGAEHSRFSHSLGVYEIVRRIIGNFEGFPGWNEEERLLSLSAALLHDVGHGPFSHTFEKVFHLDHEDFTRQIILGDTEVNAVLSKVKSDFPQKISDIIAKTYENKLIVSLISSQIDADRMDYLLRDAYFTGVSYGQFDIERILRVMRPWEEQVVIKSSGMHAVEDYIMSRYQMYWQVYFHPVSRSAEVILRKILHRVKFLAESGYSFKKKTDAFNSFFYGNVGLREYLKLDESIMLYYFQAWQEEPDPILSDLCNRFINRKLFKYMEFNPMNVKEWLALHEAFENEGIDPDYYLVLDSSSDLPYDFYRPGEEEERIPIYLLKPNGERRELSRESEVVEAISGKKRTDHKLYFPMDLIEDLSSTSTAKQLIVDLLKRGGI